In a single window of the Canis lupus dingo isolate Sandy chromosome 18, ASM325472v2, whole genome shotgun sequence genome:
- the LOC112659461 gene encoding ubiquinol-cytochrome-c reductase complex assembly factor 3, whose product MVVPAGRSSLRGGGETPPRPREAAGGASLGARAMETLRRSLIVGALLGAGAGVGSALFVLVSPGEQQKQAMLKEMPEQDPRRRDEAARTKELVLATLQEAAATQENVARRKNWMVGGGGRSA is encoded by the exons ATGGTCGTCCCCGCAGGCCGCTCTAGCCTGCGCGGGGGCGGTGAGACGCCTCCTAGGCCGCGGGAGGCCGCAGGGGGTGCTTCGCTGGGCGCGCGGGCCATGGAGACCTTGCGCAGATCGCTGATCGTGGGGGCCCTTCTGGGAGCGGGGGCTGGCGTGGGCTCCGCACTCTTTGTCCTCGTGAGCCCGGGAGAGCAGCAGAAGCAGGCGATGCTGAAG GAGATGCCCGAGCAGGACCCCCGGCGCAGGGACGAGGCGGCCAGGACCAAAGAATTAGTGCTGGCCACTCTGCAGGAGGCAGCGGCCACGCAGGAAAACGTGGCTCGGAGGAAGAACTGGATGGTTGGCGGCGGCGGGAGGTCGGCGTGA